From a region of the Planktothrix sp. FACHB-1365 genome:
- a CDS encoding competence/damage-inducible protein A, translating to MVAEIICVGTELLLGDILNSNAQFLGQQLAQLGIPHYYQTVVGDNSERLKKVIEIASKRSQLLIFTGGLGPTPDDLTVETIAEFFGSPLIEKLEIIEDITQKFSQRGRVMSASNRKQALIPEGAEILTNLTGTAPGIIWKPRGSHLTILTFPGVPAELYQMWRDVAIPYLKNNGWCQGIIQSRTLKFWGIAESTLAEKVAPFLEMKNPTVAPYANHGEVKLRISARAESQEIAQQLIIPVETQLREIAGLDCYGADEDTLASVVGALLQTHHATLSVAESCTGGGLGQMLTQVPGSSDYFLGGVIAYDNRVKTSVLGVNLDDLTQQGAVSAIVAQQMALGVKTLLNTTWGLSITGIAGPGGGTGTKPVGLVYIGLAKPNGQVESLECRFGQTRGRDWIRQGSARSALDLLRRHLS from the coding sequence ATGGTTGCTGAAATTATTTGTGTTGGTACAGAATTGCTTTTGGGTGATATTCTCAATAGTAATGCTCAATTTTTAGGGCAACAATTAGCTCAATTAGGGATTCCTCATTATTATCAAACCGTTGTGGGAGATAATTCAGAACGTCTGAAAAAAGTGATTGAGATTGCCTCTAAACGCTCTCAATTATTAATTTTTACCGGAGGTTTAGGGCCGACTCCTGATGATTTAACCGTAGAAACAATAGCAGAGTTTTTTGGTTCTCCATTAATAGAAAAACTTGAAATTATTGAAGATATTACTCAAAAATTTAGTCAACGGGGACGAGTAATGTCGGCCAGCAATCGCAAACAAGCATTAATTCCTGAAGGTGCAGAAATTTTAACTAATTTAACGGGAACTGCACCGGGAATTATCTGGAAACCTAGGGGATCTCACCTAACAATTTTAACCTTTCCGGGTGTTCCGGCTGAACTCTATCAAATGTGGCGAGATGTGGCAATTCCCTATCTTAAAAATAACGGTTGGTGTCAAGGAATTATTCAAAGTCGAACGTTAAAATTTTGGGGCATAGCAGAATCAACGTTAGCCGAAAAAGTTGCGCCTTTTTTAGAGATGAAAAATCCTACTGTTGCCCCCTATGCGAATCATGGAGAGGTGAAATTAAGAATTTCTGCCCGGGCAGAGTCTCAAGAAATAGCACAACAATTAATTATTCCAGTGGAAACCCAATTGCGAGAAATTGCGGGACTCGATTGTTATGGAGCAGATGAGGATACCTTAGCTTCCGTCGTTGGGGCGTTATTACAAACCCATCATGCCACATTGAGTGTTGCAGAATCTTGCACAGGAGGAGGATTAGGACAAATGCTCACCCAAGTACCCGGAAGTTCTGACTATTTTCTTGGGGGTGTGATTGCTTATGATAATCGGGTGAAAACCTCTGTATTAGGGGTTAACTTGGATGATTTAACTCAACAGGGGGCTGTTAGTGCCATCGTTGCTCAACAAATGGCCTTGGGGGTGAAAACCCTATTAAACACAACTTGGGGTTTAAGTATTACAGGGATTGCAGGGCCAGGAGGAGGGACAGGGACAAAACCCGTCGGACTGGTGTATATCGGTTTAGCCAAGCCTAACGGTCAGGTCGAAAGTCTCGAATGTCGTTTCGGTCAAACCCGGGGGCGGGACTGGATACGCCAGGGGAGTGCCCGTAGTGCCCTTGACCTTCTGCGTCGCCATCTGAGTTAG
- a CDS encoding glycosyltransferase family 4 protein: MPHHLYHLLAFIISALVVIWSTPIVKKIAIRSGQVDLPNDRKVHQQPMVRLGGVSIFAGALIALLLVWISGGFIDATGKPLSSEAEYEIWGVTLGGIAFFLIGLADDLFSLSPLTRLILQTGVASLAWWVGVRIDFLTIPYLGLLHIGWLSLPITIIWLVGMTNAINWIDGLDGLAAGVCGIAAVVMLIVSLFMNQPAAALIAAALAGSALGFLRYNFNPAQIFMGDGGAYFMGFTLAGVGVIGLVKITAVTSVVLPYLILAVPILDMSAVILDRIRHGKSPFIADKRHLHHRLLDAGLSQRRTVLFIYSLTLWVGSLALAFSGIPSGLAYALGATGLLGYTSWQALKRARL, translated from the coding sequence ATGCCCCACCATCTGTACCACCTTCTGGCTTTTATTATTTCTGCTCTAGTTGTCATCTGGAGTACCCCGATTGTTAAGAAAATCGCCATCCGTTCAGGACAGGTTGATTTACCTAATGATCGCAAAGTTCATCAACAACCGATGGTTCGCTTAGGTGGTGTTTCTATCTTTGCGGGCGCCTTAATTGCTTTATTATTGGTTTGGATATCCGGTGGCTTTATTGATGCCACAGGTAAACCCTTAAGTTCAGAAGCTGAATATGAAATTTGGGGCGTGACTCTCGGCGGCATTGCCTTTTTTCTGATTGGTTTAGCCGATGATTTGTTTAGTTTATCTCCCCTAACTCGCCTAATTTTGCAAACAGGAGTTGCGAGTCTGGCTTGGTGGGTTGGTGTCCGTATCGACTTTTTAACAATCCCTTATTTAGGTTTACTTCATATTGGATGGTTGAGTCTACCCATTACAATTATTTGGTTAGTGGGGATGACCAATGCGATTAATTGGATTGATGGTTTAGACGGACTGGCGGCTGGTGTTTGTGGAATTGCTGCCGTTGTCATGTTAATTGTAAGTTTATTTATGAATCAACCGGCTGCGGCGTTAATTGCGGCGGCGTTAGCTGGAAGTGCATTAGGATTTCTGCGATATAATTTTAATCCGGCTCAAATTTTTATGGGGGATGGGGGAGCCTATTTTATGGGATTTACCCTCGCTGGAGTGGGGGTTATTGGTTTAGTCAAAATAACGGCTGTTACCTCTGTTGTTCTTCCCTATTTAATTTTAGCGGTTCCAATTTTAGATATGTCTGCCGTTATTTTAGATCGAATTCGTCATGGTAAATCCCCTTTTATTGCGGATAAACGCCATCTCCATCATCGACTATTAGATGCAGGTTTATCTCAACGTCGAACGGTATTATTTATCTATTCTCTTACCCTTTGGGTGGGAAGTTTAGCCCTGGCTTTTTCAGGAATACCCAGTGGATTAGCTTATGCCTTGGGTGCAACCGGATTATTAGGTTATACCAGTTGGCAAGCTTTAAAACGAGCCAGATTGTAG
- the glyA gene encoding serine hydroxymethyltransferase, with protein sequence MSRTNLEILSETDPVIADLIQHELCRQRDHLELIASENFTSAAVMAAQGSVLTNKYAEGLPKKRYYGGCEFVDGVEQLAIERAKQLFGAASANVQPHSGAQANFAVFLALLKPGDTIMGMDLSHGGHLTHGSPVNVSGKWFKVCHYGVSPETEQLDYDQILELAKQHKPQMIICGYSAYPRIINFEKFRAIADEVGAYLMADIAHIAGLVATGHHPNPIPYCDVVTTTTHKTLRGPRGGLILTRDAELGKKLDKAVFPGSQGGPLEHVIAGKAVAFGEALKPEFTTYSAQVIANAKALATQLQNRGLKIVSNGTDNHLMLVDLRSVSMTGKRADALVSDVNITANKNTVPFDPESPFVTSGLRLGSPAMTTRGMGETEFIEIGNIIADRLLNPDDEAIKEACRQRVANLCDHFPLYPHLSVKVPALA encoded by the coding sequence GTGAGTCGGACTAACTTAGAAATCTTATCTGAAACTGATCCGGTCATTGCTGATCTGATTCAGCATGAACTCTGTCGCCAACGGGATCACCTAGAATTAATTGCGAGTGAAAACTTTACCTCCGCCGCCGTCATGGCTGCCCAAGGGTCTGTTCTAACTAACAAATATGCAGAGGGACTTCCCAAAAAACGCTATTACGGCGGTTGTGAATTTGTTGATGGTGTCGAACAGTTAGCCATTGAACGGGCTAAACAACTGTTTGGGGCAGCCAGTGCCAATGTTCAGCCCCATTCCGGCGCTCAAGCTAACTTTGCCGTGTTTTTAGCCCTGCTCAAACCCGGTGACACTATCATGGGGATGGACTTATCTCATGGCGGACATTTAACCCATGGTTCCCCGGTCAACGTTTCGGGTAAATGGTTTAAAGTTTGTCATTATGGCGTTAGTCCCGAAACCGAACAACTGGATTATGACCAAATTTTAGAATTAGCCAAACAGCATAAACCCCAAATGATAATTTGTGGGTATTCTGCCTATCCTCGGATTATCAATTTTGAGAAATTCCGCGCTATTGCCGATGAAGTCGGTGCTTATTTAATGGCCGATATTGCTCATATTGCCGGGTTAGTAGCAACGGGTCATCATCCTAACCCCATCCCCTACTGTGATGTGGTGACAACAACCACCCACAAAACCTTAAGAGGGCCAAGAGGCGGTTTAATCTTAACGCGGGATGCAGAACTGGGCAAAAAATTGGATAAAGCTGTTTTCCCCGGTTCCCAAGGTGGCCCCTTAGAACACGTCATTGCCGGGAAAGCCGTTGCCTTTGGCGAAGCACTCAAACCCGAATTTACCACCTATTCGGCTCAAGTGATTGCCAATGCCAAAGCCTTAGCCACTCAATTACAAAACCGAGGCTTAAAAATTGTTTCCAATGGCACGGATAACCATCTGATGTTAGTGGATTTACGTTCCGTGAGCATGACTGGAAAACGGGCGGATGCACTCGTCAGTGATGTTAATATTACGGCTAATAAAAATACCGTTCCCTTTGATCCCGAATCTCCCTTTGTCACCAGTGGGTTAAGATTAGGTTCTCCGGCTATGACCACACGGGGAATGGGAGAAACGGAATTTATTGAGATTGGTAATATTATTGCAGACCGACTGCTGAACCCCGATGATGAAGCTATTAAAGAAGCTTGTCGTCAACGGGTTGCTAATTTATGCGATCACTTTCCGCTTTATCCCCATCTCAGTGTTAAAGTTCCGGCTTTAGCCTAA
- a CDS encoding Tic20 family protein, with protein sequence MTWRGTTTVRDRIFAALPYLLPLMDGLPFGRFLFQQFPILQLITLPVIPLMTLYQIIPFAGFIVFIALYMLVVRNENIPHFIRFNTMQAILIDIVLILCTLIFQVLGSVLLQGFVGETLYNMIFLGLLAAFFYSVIQCFLGKYAEIPTLSDAVYMQVR encoded by the coding sequence ATGACTTGGCGCGGGACGACGACAGTACGCGATCGCATTTTTGCGGCTTTACCTTATCTACTGCCTTTAATGGATGGGTTGCCCTTTGGACGCTTTTTATTTCAACAGTTTCCGATTTTACAACTGATTACCTTGCCTGTTATTCCGTTGATGACCCTTTATCAAATCATTCCTTTTGCAGGATTTATTGTGTTCATCGCGTTATATATGCTAGTAGTTCGGAATGAAAATATTCCTCATTTTATTCGATTCAATACAATGCAGGCAATTTTGATTGACATTGTTCTGATTTTATGTACGTTAATCTTCCAAGTATTAGGCAGTGTTCTGTTACAAGGATTTGTTGGTGAAACCCTTTACAACATGATCTTCCTGGGACTTTTAGCTGCATTTTTCTATTCTGTAATTCAGTGCTTTTTAGGAAAATATGCAGAAATTCCTACCCTGTCTGATGCGGTTTATATGCAAGTACGATAA
- the rpsF gene encoding 30S ribosomal protein S6, which produces MKPFVYETMYILRPDLNDEQVEQFIAKYETILRDQGGQNIEIQNRGKRRLAYDIAKHREGIYVQMNYEGPGSQIAVLERAMRLSDEVIRYLTIKEEVAPAIAETPEPELQEA; this is translated from the coding sequence ATGAAACCTTTTGTTTACGAAACGATGTATATCCTGCGTCCCGATCTCAACGATGAACAAGTTGAGCAGTTTATTGCCAAATATGAAACTATTCTGCGGGATCAAGGTGGACAGAATATTGAAATTCAAAATCGGGGTAAACGTCGTCTGGCTTATGATATTGCTAAACATCGGGAAGGGATTTACGTCCAGATGAATTATGAAGGCCCTGGAAGTCAAATCGCTGTCCTCGAAAGAGCCATGCGACTCAGTGATGAAGTGATTCGTTATCTGACCATTAAGGAAGAAGTTGCTCCCGCGATCGCCGAAACCCCAGAACCTGAGCTTCAAGAAGCCTAA
- a CDS encoding Npun_F5560 family protein: protein MSQAKSQTPQELNAEVARLNEELQMRDQLIQQLSQELFRLVKGDANLLPAPDVSERHQVQMVALREQLQEMEQQVKFYQEQIAERDTEVYQLRQSVQELTDRSRMLEQVVQELPGVYRQKFSERLNEVMEKVQLLQRENKQLNAELQSVSYRLAQKSRRPSGLDLPSFQNRGGGSVEVPTFGNA from the coding sequence GTGAGCCAAGCCAAAAGTCAAACGCCACAGGAATTAAACGCTGAAGTTGCTCGTTTAAACGAAGAGCTACAAATGCGAGATCAGTTGATTCAACAGTTATCTCAAGAACTGTTCCGTTTGGTTAAAGGGGATGCTAATTTATTACCGGCCCCGGACGTGTCTGAACGCCATCAAGTCCAAATGGTTGCTTTACGAGAACAACTGCAAGAGATGGAACAGCAGGTTAAGTTTTATCAAGAACAAATTGCTGAACGGGATACGGAAGTTTATCAACTGAGACAGTCGGTTCAGGAGTTAACAGATCGCTCTCGGATGTTGGAACAAGTCGTTCAAGAGTTACCCGGAGTTTATCGTCAGAAGTTCTCAGAGCGTCTGAATGAAGTGATGGAAAAAGTGCAATTACTTCAACGTGAAAATAAACAACTTAATGCTGAGTTACAAAGTGTTAGCTATCGTTTAGCTCAAAAAAGTCGTCGTCCCAGTGGGTTGGATCTACCCAGTTTTCAAAATCGAGGTGGGGGTTCTGTTGAGGTTCCCACTTTTGGCAATGCTTGA
- a CDS encoding putative toxin-antitoxin system toxin component, PIN family produces the protein MMKDNLFIFDANIIISAVLLPESKPDLAIRKAQNSGNILMSPEIWAELEQVLARPKFDRYISLEDRSKFLQDFFDTVILVMEVTEKIQECRDPKDNKYLELAVNGQADYIITGDADLLVLNPFREKPVITVSDFLNLKLV, from the coding sequence ATGATGAAGGATAACCTATTTATTTTTGATGCAAATATTATTATCAGTGCAGTTTTACTACCTGAAAGTAAGCCAGATTTAGCTATCCGTAAGGCTCAAAATTCAGGTAATATTTTAATGTCTCCTGAAATTTGGGCTGAATTAGAACAAGTTTTAGCACGACCAAAATTTGATCGATATATTTCTTTGGAAGATAGGAGCAAGTTTTTACAAGATTTTTTCGATACAGTTATTCTTGTTATGGAAGTTACAGAAAAAATTCAAGAATGCCGTGATCCCAAGGATAATAAATATTTGGAATTAGCTGTTAATGGTCAAGCTGATTATATCATAACTGGAGATGCAGATTTATTGGTTTTAAACCCATTTCGAGAAAAACCTGTAATCACCGTATCTGATTTTTTAAACTTAAAATTAGTTTAA
- a CDS encoding CHAT domain-containing tetratricopeptide repeat protein, giving the protein MADDSQDAPTQQPNPLLMLIGINTGIKLQNAGKFKKALRCFIYALEADSSRVDIWYRIGNCWQNLGYFEDAIASYNACYQRSLLQQNIWLQAISQFCLGQCYVSLQQQDQAILAYRLAYQLLSQFENTPYTQQSWDYLDKVGNELLNNQQFESAIQYYQSLLEVVKLVNNQQNLSSVLQSLGKVYYWQNQDELAIECHREILEISRRLSDGEMENTALRWLTCETWRLGQIETAIDYFKQRLGVIQRLQRPQEQPEILDWIIKGYKQLNQLENTIDYYQEKLKLLREKQDFLTEYQTLYELGGVSFNLKQYPLAIDCFQSALNLEPSLEQPYYQANLNYMLGLIYLDLNQSSEAIASFEKAVAVYEQQENSQEWVIRASEYLEKLYQQTEDFEKLIPILEKRLTRLRESQDRSNEYSLLDQIAGLSYDKLKDYNRAFDYYQSALEVAQGSTEKQLGDEANAYFMLGLMCHYLGKVEEGLENYRSALKLYTEFNNKKWINYCKHQMSLLESQIYFLLNVLQATVDSNGDPEVVYPLLQKNLDLLNENLIPKLQQWATERFSLMANSEESINLAKVIERLGILILNFTSGNRRINLEIVITCYEICFEVINKYDLTEDWAMTQIRIGRAYFQRIEGQKEENIQKSIICYQSALSVFTKTENPDNWAMIQYLLGLSYHSLYQENFIENREKAITAYEAAITVFSSGNNPEKWAETQRLLGWLYYQGTTGDMANNIEKAIASYQLALTVYTQDKFPEKWAETQDNIGTAYNYRIRGDKADNKERAIAAHRDAFTVYTQEKFPKEWALCQVSFGNAHLNRVLGKKADNLEIAIAAYESALTILTYEDEPQGWGTIKNNLGEVYKQRIFGKREDNLKKSLEACHASLLLINPETNPGNWGRLNLNLGDIYSSLSDYENQEKYLELSKFYYESALAVFTQKSDPERWATTQSCLTNVYKRIGVNKKDNQSKVIQLYQNSLQIFTHKAFPEKHAETLLGLGIAYFNTQDFQGAYDAFAQAIDAVDNLRYEITSGDQVKRKLNEQWFQLYQLMVEVCIKLKRYDKALEYADRSKARNLVELLATRDLYPKGDIPQTVKDELTRLRGDIETEQRRLEIEERTRNRFGDGTTGERSPNIAALQTPPPDRSRLNELRQQLDDLITRDITPIDPNFRLTQKVQPIPFSDIQALTGDNTAILEWYILSDRFLTFIVTPENPEDPPLTPPYQRGEPEISEPPFLRGAGEIKLWQSTPEDYNALIAWADDYLTAYRTDKKQWQNTLTSRLQRLGEILHFDQLLNAIGEKCDRLVLIPNRFLHLFPLHALPISQDRLGELTSSSGVGARRASPVQESVILMDLFSGGVSYAPSCQLLQTAKNRQRPDFSQLFAIQNPTKDLAYTDLEVNSIRTYFNPSHILVRENAKKITFNEQQTTLKTANCHHFSCHGYFNFENPILSALLFADCYLEPPPSPLDPSRHLRLEKGQTLDLSECLTLGDVFTLDLRCCRLVTLSACETGLIDFQSNSDEYIGLPSGFLVAGSTNVVSSLWAVSDISTAILMIKFYQLLRKGEEVAIALNHAQNWLRNATKAELLAWIDLGNKMQLRQSLQNMNNNDKPFASPYYWAAFCAIGKI; this is encoded by the coding sequence ATGGCGGATGATTCCCAGGACGCGCCGACTCAACAGCCTAATCCTTTGCTAATGCTAATCGGGATTAATACAGGAATTAAGTTACAGAATGCTGGTAAGTTCAAAAAGGCTTTACGTTGTTTCATTTATGCCTTAGAAGCTGATTCTAGTCGGGTTGATATTTGGTATAGAATCGGGAATTGTTGGCAGAATTTAGGTTATTTTGAAGATGCGATCGCATCCTATAATGCTTGTTATCAACGTTCTTTACTTCAACAAAATATCTGGTTACAAGCCATATCTCAATTCTGTTTAGGTCAATGTTATGTTTCCCTACAACAACAAGACCAAGCCATCCTAGCCTATCGTTTAGCTTATCAGTTATTGAGTCAATTTGAAAATACGCCCTATACTCAGCAATCTTGGGATTATCTCGATAAAGTTGGGAATGAATTGCTAAATAATCAACAATTTGAGTCAGCAATTCAATATTATCAGAGTTTATTAGAAGTTGTCAAGTTAGTCAATAATCAACAAAACTTATCTTCGGTGTTACAGAGTTTAGGAAAAGTATATTATTGGCAAAATCAGGATGAATTAGCAATAGAATGTCATCGGGAAATTTTAGAGATTTCGCGGCGTTTGTCTGATGGAGAAATGGAAAATACGGCTTTACGATGGTTAACTTGTGAAACCTGGCGACTGGGACAAATCGAAACTGCTATCGACTATTTTAAACAACGGTTAGGAGTGATTCAAAGGTTGCAGCGTCCGCAGGAACAGCCAGAAATTTTAGATTGGATCATTAAAGGATATAAACAGTTAAATCAATTAGAAAATACAATTGACTATTATCAAGAAAAGTTAAAGTTACTGCGAGAAAAACAGGATTTCTTAACAGAATATCAAACTCTATATGAGTTGGGTGGCGTTTCTTTTAATTTAAAACAATATCCTTTAGCAATTGATTGTTTTCAATCGGCATTAAATTTAGAACCGAGTTTAGAACAACCCTATTATCAGGCTAACTTAAATTATATGTTAGGGTTGATTTACTTGGATTTGAATCAATCTTCAGAGGCGATCGCATCTTTTGAAAAAGCAGTTGCCGTTTATGAACAGCAAGAAAACAGCCAAGAATGGGTGATTAGAGCATCAGAATATTTAGAGAAGTTATATCAACAAACAGAAGACTTTGAAAAATTAATTCCTATTTTAGAAAAACGGTTAACCCGACTCCGAGAAAGTCAAGATCGGTCTAATGAGTATTCGCTTTTAGATCAAATCGCCGGGTTATCTTACGATAAACTCAAGGATTACAACCGGGCTTTTGATTATTATCAATCGGCTTTGGAAGTTGCACAGGGTTCGACGGAAAAACAACTGGGGGATGAAGCCAACGCTTATTTTATGTTGGGGTTAATGTGTCACTATTTAGGAAAAGTGGAAGAGGGTTTAGAAAATTATCGGTCTGCGTTAAAGCTTTACACGGAATTCAATAATAAAAAATGGATCAATTATTGCAAACATCAAATGAGCTTATTGGAATCTCAGATTTATTTTTTATTAAACGTGCTGCAAGCCACAGTAGATAGCAATGGTGATCCCGAAGTCGTTTATCCTTTATTACAAAAAAATTTAGATCTGCTGAATGAAAATTTAATACCCAAACTACAGCAATGGGCAACGGAAAGATTTAGTCTAATGGCGAATTCAGAAGAAAGTATAAATCTTGCTAAAGTTATTGAAAGATTGGGCATATTGATATTGAATTTCACTTCAGGTAATCGCAGAATTAATCTGGAAATTGTAATTACTTGCTATGAAATATGTTTTGAAGTCATCAATAAATATGACTTAACTGAAGACTGGGCTATGACACAAATTAGAATAGGCAGAGCATATTTTCAAAGAATTGAAGGGCAAAAAGAAGAGAATATACAAAAATCAATTATTTGTTATCAATCAGCTTTGTCAGTTTTTACAAAGACAGAAAATCCCGACAATTGGGCAATGATACAATACCTTTTGGGTCTATCATACCACTCTCTTTATCAAGAAAATTTTATCGAAAATAGAGAAAAAGCTATTACGGCGTATGAAGCAGCTATAACAGTTTTTAGTTCGGGCAACAATCCTGAAAAGTGGGCAGAAACTCAAAGACTTTTAGGTTGGCTATACTATCAAGGAACGACAGGAGACATGGCTAATAATATAGAAAAAGCGATTGCTAGTTATCAACTTGCTTTAACAGTTTATACTCAGGATAAATTTCCTGAAAAATGGGCAGAAACTCAAGATAATATCGGAACCGCTTATAATTATCGTATTCGAGGTGATAAAGCCGACAATAAAGAAAGAGCAATTGCTGCACATCGAGATGCTTTTACTGTTTATACCCAAGAGAAGTTTCCTAAAGAATGGGCATTGTGTCAAGTCAGTTTTGGTAATGCTCATTTAAACAGAGTTTTAGGTAAAAAAGCAGATAACCTAGAAATAGCAATTGCAGCTTATGAATCAGCCTTAACTATTTTGACTTATGAAGATGAACCTCAAGGTTGGGGAACTATTAAAAATAATTTAGGAGAAGTTTACAAACAACGTATATTTGGCAAGCGTGAAGACAATTTGAAAAAATCGCTGGAAGCTTGCCACGCTAGTTTACTTTTAATAAATCCTGAAACTAATCCAGGAAACTGGGGAAGACTTAATCTTAATTTGGGAGATATTTATAGCAGCCTTTCTGACTACGAAAATCAAGAAAAATATTTAGAACTATCTAAGTTTTATTATGAATCAGCTTTGGCTGTCTTTACCCAGAAATCTGATCCAGAACGATGGGCTACCACTCAATCCTGCTTAACTAATGTTTATAAAAGAATTGGTGTAAATAAAAAAGATAATCAGTCAAAAGTTATCCAACTTTATCAAAATTCGCTTCAAATTTTTACTCACAAAGCCTTTCCTGAAAAACACGCAGAAACTTTATTGGGTTTAGGCATTGCTTATTTTAATACCCAGGATTTTCAAGGAGCGTATGATGCTTTTGCCCAAGCTATTGATGCTGTTGATAATTTGCGGTATGAAATTACCTCTGGAGATCAAGTAAAGCGCAAACTTAATGAACAATGGTTTCAACTTTATCAACTTATGGTTGAAGTCTGTATAAAATTGAAACGTTACGATAAGGCTCTTGAATACGCGGATCGGAGTAAAGCTCGTAACCTCGTTGAACTATTAGCAACCCGTGACCTTTACCCCAAAGGTGATATTCCCCAAACTGTCAAAGATGAACTCACCCGTCTGCGTGGAGATATCGAAACCGAACAACGTCGCCTGGAAATCGAAGAACGCACCCGCAACCGCTTTGGGGACGGGACAACGGGAGAACGTAGCCCCAATATTGCCGCCCTGCAAACCCCACCCCCAGACCGTAGCCGTCTCAACGAACTGCGGCAACAACTTGACGACCTCATTACCCGTGATATTACGCCCATTGACCCCAACTTCCGCCTCACCCAAAAGGTTCAACCCATCCCTTTTAGCGATATTCAAGCCTTGACGGGGGACAATACCGCCATTTTGGAATGGTATATTTTAAGCGATCGCTTTTTAACCTTTATCGTTACACCCGAAAACCCTGAAGATCCCCCCCTAACCCCCCCTTATCAAAGGGGGGAACCGGAAATTTCAGAACCCCCTTTTTTAAGGGGGGCAGGAGAGATCAAACTCTGGCAGTCCACCCCCGAAGACTATAACGCCTTGATAGCATGGGCTGACGACTACCTCACCGCCTACCGAACTGATAAAAAACAATGGCAAAACACCCTAACCTCCCGTCTGCAACGTCTGGGGGAAATTTTACATTTTGACCAACTCCTCAATGCTATCGGGGAAAAATGTGATCGCCTGGTACTTATTCCTAACCGTTTTCTGCATTTATTCCCCCTGCACGCTTTACCGATATCTCAAGATCGTTTAGGAGAGTTAACTTCCTCGTCAGGGGTAGGGGCGAGGCGCGCCTCGCCCGTACAGGAGTCTGTCATTTTAATGGATCTGTTTTCTGGTGGGGTGAGTTATGCTCCCAGTTGTCAACTATTACAAACGGCAAAAAACCGCCAGCGTCCCGATTTTTCTCAACTATTCGCCATTCAAAATCCCACAAAAGATTTAGCCTATACGGACTTAGAAGTTAACAGTATTCGTACTTATTTTAATCCGAGTCATATTCTAGTCCGTGAAAATGCGAAAAAAATCACCTTTAATGAACAACAAACTACCCTAAAAACTGCTAATTGTCACCATTTTTCCTGTCACGGTTATTTTAATTTTGAGAATCCTATTTTGTCAGCATTACTATTCGCAGACTGTTACCTAGAGCCCCCACCTTCGCCCCTTGATCCGAGTCGCCATCTTCGCCTAGAAAAAGGTCAAACCCTCGATCTGAGTGAATGTTTAACCTTGGGGGATGTGTTTACATTAGACTTGCGTTGCTGTCGTTTAGTCACCCTTTCCGCTTGTGAAACGGGATTAATTGATTTTCAATCTAATAGTGATGAATATATTGGTTTACCCAGTGGTTTTTTAGTGGCGGGTTCGACTAATGTTGTTAGTTCTCTGTGGGCGGTGAGTGATATTTCTACAGCTATTTTAATGATTAAATTTTATCAATTATTGCGAAAGGGTGAGGAAGTTGCGATCGCGTTAAATCATGCTCAAAACTGGTTAAGAAATGCGACCAAAGCCGAATTATTAGCTTGGATCGATCTGGGGAATAAAATGCAGTTGCGTCAGTCTTTACAAAACATGAATAATAATGATAAACCCTTTGCTTCTCCCTATTATTGGGCTGCATTTTGTGCGATCGGTAAAATTTAA
- a CDS encoding type II toxin-antitoxin system YafQ family toxin: MNLITSSAFKRALKATVKKNPQLKARIAERLKLLEMEPFNPILRTHKLKGDLAEAWSCVVDYDCRIVFNFVTNENTGEEEILLINIGTHDEVY; the protein is encoded by the coding sequence ATGAATTTAATTACTTCATCAGCTTTTAAACGCGCTCTTAAAGCCACAGTTAAGAAGAATCCTCAGTTGAAAGCTAGGATTGCAGAAAGATTAAAATTGTTAGAAATGGAACCTTTTAATCCTATCTTGAGAACACATAAATTAAAAGGAGATTTAGCGGAGGCTTGGTCTTGTGTTGTAGATTATGATTGTCGCATCGTGTTTAATTTTGTGACGAATGAAAACACAGGAGAAGAAGAGATTCTATTAATTAATATAGGAACTCATGACGAAGTTTATTAA